A single window of Ananas comosus cultivar F153 linkage group 17, ASM154086v1, whole genome shotgun sequence DNA harbors:
- the LOC109722895 gene encoding uncharacterized protein LOC109722895 — MAGTAAAAKLQDGGGGLSEAGGMPWFNLFVHHIANINLMDKSWMNKPRASEKYLRGVSDFLDFAFFKASQEGLILCPCKNCSNRFWNSREIVLEHLICDGFVHDYTCWVYHGEDITSSFLGSDYGNSSACDNMREMLNDAFGCFDENKEEMPAEEHNYNENPNEEAKIFYKLVKDSEQELYPGCKKFSKLSFIVRLFHLKCLNGWTNNSFTMLLTLLKEAFPKGETLPNSYYEAKKIINDLGLGYKKIDACPNDCQLYYKETKDSISCAICGASRWKSTEKNVEYDTSTSTKKAKNISAKILRYFPLKPRLQRMFMSSKTASLMRWHQEGRTRDGVMRHPADSPAWKTFDFEHPEFSSDPRNVRLRLAT; from the exons ATGGCGggcacggcggcggccgcgaaGCTCCAggacggcggcggagggttGTCTGAGGCCGGAGGGATGCCTTGG TTCAATCTCTTTGTGCATCATATTGCTAACATTAACCTCATGGATAAGAGTTGGATGAATAAACCGAG ggcAAGTGAAAAGTATCTTCGTGGTGTTTCGGACTTTCTAGATTTTGCGTTTTTCAAAGCAAGCCAAGAGGGGCTAATTCTTTGCCCTTGTAAAAATTGTAGCAATCGCTTTTGGAACAGTAGAGAAATTGTTCTTGAGCATTTGATTTGTGATGGATTTGTCCATGATTACACATGTTGGGTTTATCATGGGGAAGACATTACATCATCTTTTCTCGGATCAGATTATGGTAATTCTAGTGCATGTGATAATATGCGTGAGATGCTAAATGATGCGTTTGGATGTTTTGATGAAAACAAAGAGGAAATGCCAGCAGAAGAACATAATTACAATGAAAATCCAAATGAAGAAGCGaagatattttataaattagtcAAAGATTCTGAGCAAGAGTTATACCCTGGTTGTAAGAAGTTCTCAAAGCTCTCTTTCATTGTTCGATTATTTCACTTGAAATGCCTCAATGGTTGGACAAACAATTCATTTACTATGTTGCTCACCTTACTAAAAGAGGCATTTCCTAAGGGTGAAACACTACCAAATTCATATtatgaagcaaaaaaaattatcaacgATTTAGGTCTGGGTTATAAAAAAATTGACGCTTGTCCAAATGATTGTCAATTGTACTATAAGGAGACCAAAGATTCAATATCATGTGCCATTTGTGGTGCTTCAAGGTGGAAGTCAACTGAGAAGAATGTGGAATATGATACATCGACATCTActaaaaaagctaaaaatattTCAGCCAAGATTCTAAGATATTTTCCTTTAAAACCAAGACTTCAGAGGATGTTTATGTCATCAAAAACAGCTTCCCTAATGAGATGGCATCAAGAAGGTCGAACAAGAGATGGAGTGATGAGGCATCCGGCAGACTCCCCTGCTTGGAAAACATTTGACTTTGAACATCCCGAATTTTCGTCAGATCCTCGCAATGTAAGGCTTAGGTTAGCAACCTGA